The following are encoded together in the Lactuca sativa cultivar Salinas chromosome 1, Lsat_Salinas_v11, whole genome shotgun sequence genome:
- the LOC111876317 gene encoding receptor-like serine/threonine-protein kinase SD1-8, whose protein sequence is MLEGSVSTKTGVFGFGVLLLEIISSKMNHGTYDVEHPINFLGLAWELWNEGRGLELMDQVLENSCTPEEVMTCIHVGMLCVQDHAMIRPTMSEVISMLTNENMHLPEPKRTAFFFERHDPDSARDDNLGNVLVNGQSISILMAR, encoded by the exons ATGTTAGAAGGCTCTGTTTCAACAAAGACGGGTGTGTTTGGTTTTGGTGTTTTGTTGCTTGAAATTATAAGCAGCAAGATGAATCATGGGACCTATGATGTGGAACACCCAATCAACTTTCTAGGGCTT GCATGGGAACTGTGGAATGAAGGTAGAGGTTTGGAGTTGATGgatcaagtattggaaaattcaTGCACTCCAGAGGAAGTAATGACGTGCATCCATGTAGGTATGCTGTGTGTTCAAGATCATGCTATGATTAGACCTACCATGTCAGAAGTTATTTCTATGCTCACAAATGAAAATATGCATCTACCTGAGCCAAAACGAACAGCCTTCTTCTTTGAGAGGCATGATCCAGATTCAGCAAGAgatgataatttaggaaatgtcTTAGTAAATGGGCAATCAATTTCGATTTTGATGGCGAGATAA